A window of the Thiomicrospira microaerophila genome harbors these coding sequences:
- a CDS encoding M48 family metallopeptidase — protein MLNHKLKIILFLTCLAISLKGFTHNLPDLGSPGLVTYDRQTEIKLGRAFTQALHTEVDLVKDPEVLSYVRRIGHRLAEHAQDGRNYRFYVISDPSINAFAGPDGIIGIHSGLILAAESEDELASVIAHEIAHVTQQHLARRFEQQSALNITSFASLLAAILIGSQNPGAGVAAMMGATGLSIQEQLRYSRIHEHEADHFGIELLHKSGYNPHAMADFFGKLSKQQQIHEFRPPEILMTHPVTDTRLAQASNRAAKLTPYITRHDSINLALVQIRLSNQIKPNSNPIHLETLRCYQSSIQHTTASSTALDCLNQSLANHPNNRLLKTQLLRIKIEKEMDHSLNELNKLLELYPQDEAMLLITAQIYREQGKTQAAQQLILNNIHNKRYSFELYQELSQNFAAQQQWAEAYLFEAQAHLALGNFERAKHLIKQSKTSLPSISPELAKQQASIEQQLNP, from the coding sequence ATGCTTAATCACAAACTCAAGATAATACTTTTTTTAACCTGTTTAGCAATCAGCTTAAAAGGCTTCACCCACAACCTTCCTGATCTCGGATCACCAGGCCTGGTTACCTATGACCGTCAAACTGAAATAAAGCTAGGTCGAGCTTTTACTCAAGCCCTGCACACCGAGGTTGACCTTGTCAAAGACCCTGAAGTCCTTAGCTATGTAAGACGAATTGGCCATCGTCTAGCTGAACATGCCCAAGATGGCCGCAATTACCGCTTCTATGTGATTAGTGATCCCTCAATTAACGCTTTTGCAGGGCCCGATGGCATTATCGGAATTCATAGCGGACTTATCTTGGCGGCTGAGAGTGAAGATGAACTCGCCTCGGTCATTGCTCACGAAATTGCTCACGTCACACAACAGCATCTAGCCCGTCGTTTTGAACAACAATCAGCGCTTAATATCACCAGCTTTGCATCATTGCTCGCTGCCATTCTGATAGGCAGCCAAAACCCGGGGGCAGGAGTCGCAGCAATGATGGGTGCAACAGGCTTATCTATTCAAGAACAACTTCGCTATTCAAGAATTCATGAACATGAAGCCGACCATTTTGGAATAGAACTCCTCCACAAATCAGGCTACAACCCACATGCGATGGCAGACTTTTTTGGCAAACTTTCCAAACAGCAACAAATTCATGAATTTCGCCCCCCCGAGATCTTAATGACCCACCCCGTTACCGACACAAGGCTTGCTCAAGCCAGTAATAGGGCAGCAAAACTGACGCCTTACATAACCCGACATGACTCCATTAATTTAGCACTAGTTCAAATAAGGCTTAGTAACCAAATAAAACCTAACAGCAACCCTATCCACCTAGAAACACTCCGCTGTTACCAATCCAGCATACAACATACAACAGCAAGCAGCACAGCTTTAGACTGTCTTAACCAATCATTAGCCAACCACCCTAACAACCGTCTATTAAAAACACAATTGCTTAGGATAAAAATAGAAAAAGAAATGGATCACAGCCTTAATGAACTTAACAAACTTCTAGAACTTTACCCACAAGACGAAGCGATGTTGTTAATCACGGCTCAAATCTACCGAGAGCAAGGAAAAACACAAGCAGCACAACAACTGATTCTTAATAACATTCATAACAAACGATATAGCTTTGAACTCTACCAAGAACTAAGTCAAAATTTTGCAGCACAACAACAATGGGCTGAAGCTTATTTGTTTGAAGCTCAAGCGCACCTGGCATTGGGAAATTTTGAACGCGCCAAACATCTTATAAAACAAAGTAAAACTTCATTACCCAGTATCAGTCCTGAACTTGCGAAACAACAAGCAAGCATTGAACAGCAGCTTAACCCCTAA
- a CDS encoding c-type cytochrome: MINSKINTALAALTVSAALVSVPVHAATDAAAKEALEKRIAEGKELAFSRSQGNCLACHNIMNAMGQPQGTSPGTIGPALVMPAIRFGTKQNLYDKIWAPEGTFKDAPRAGEEIRVKYSMMPYFGAYGILSDDEIGKIVDYLWSLNP, encoded by the coding sequence ATGATAAATTCTAAAATCAACACAGCTTTAGCGGCTTTAACCGTATCTGCAGCCCTTGTTTCAGTGCCGGTTCATGCTGCAACCGATGCAGCGGCCAAAGAGGCTTTAGAAAAACGGATTGCTGAAGGCAAGGAATTGGCATTCAGCCGTAGCCAAGGTAACTGCTTGGCTTGCCATAATATCATGAACGCAATGGGGCAACCACAAGGTACGTCTCCAGGTACAATCGGACCAGCATTAGTCATGCCTGCAATCCGCTTTGGAACCAAGCAAAACCTGTATGACAAAATCTGGGCTCCAGAAGGCACTTTCAAAGATGCGCCTAGAGCGGGAGAAGAGATTCGTGTCAAATACAGCATGATGCCTTATTTCGGTGCATATGGTATCCTATCCGATGATGAGATTGGTAAGATTGTAGATTACCTATGGAGTTTAAATCCGTAA
- the soxY gene encoding thiosulfate oxidation carrier protein SoxY: protein MKRRSFLKATLATGAASVAVSAGLLTPSTVLASWNKAAFEAKDVNGALNGVFGTSNAETSADVKLTAPAIAENGAVTPVTVDASGMSGVESIVIIASSNPTPLVCEYKFQGAAQGFVSTRIRMGETQNVVGVVKAGGKLYKAEQEVRVTIGGCGG from the coding sequence ATGAAACGTAGATCATTCCTTAAAGCTACATTAGCTACTGGCGCTGCATCTGTTGCAGTTAGTGCAGGTCTTTTGACACCTTCAACTGTTTTAGCAAGCTGGAACAAAGCAGCTTTTGAAGCAAAAGATGTTAACGGTGCTCTAAATGGCGTTTTCGGTACGTCTAACGCTGAAACTTCAGCTGATGTAAAATTAACTGCACCAGCTATCGCTGAAAACGGTGCGGTAACGCCTGTTACTGTTGATGCATCTGGCATGTCTGGCGTTGAGTCAATCGTAATTATTGCAAGCTCAAACCCAACTCCATTGGTTTGTGAATATAAATTCCAAGGCGCTGCTCAAGGTTTCGTTTCTACACGTATTCGTATGGGTGAAACACAAAACGTTGTAGGTGTTGTTAAAGCGGGTGGAAAACTATACAAAGCTGAACAAGAAGTTCGTGTAACTATTGGTGGTTGTGGCGGTTAA
- the soxZ gene encoding thiosulfate oxidation carrier complex protein SoxZ: MSINIRTRGQVRGGVAEIKSLIRHPMESGARMDQSTGKPFPMKLITNVDVSVNGNKVVDAQWSANISTNPYMHVNVAANSGDEVTINLVDNTGETGSETFKLR; this comes from the coding sequence ATGTCTATCAATATCAGAACTCGTGGTCAAGTAAGAGGCGGCGTTGCAGAAATTAAATCATTGATCCGTCACCCTATGGAATCAGGTGCTCGTATGGACCAATCAACCGGTAAGCCATTCCCAATGAAGCTTATCACCAATGTTGACGTATCTGTAAACGGCAACAAGGTTGTTGACGCTCAGTGGTCTGCAAACATCTCTACTAACCCTTACATGCATGTAAACGTTGCTGCTAACTCTGGCGACGAAGTGACTATCAACCTAGTTGATAACACTGGTGAAACAGGTTCAGAAACGTTCAAACTAAGATAA
- the soxA gene encoding sulfur oxidation c-type cytochrome SoxA has translation MKKTLSSAIALAIATGLGTTAVAADYNAHAEKSRTDLIDYFKAKHPNRPIDDYIHGIYGYDADRKLQWAAEEEFPQYLEFVERGEKLFNDDKNAYMGCLVGSDQGINKIRPSYPYFNEDLQKVVTLEGDINRCRKEAGLKEFGWKRGNIAHLGAYLGYEARGEIINVQINSEGAAKAFAHGEREFIEPRGQLGLSCASCHVYNASARARSDILSPALGQVTHFPVWRGKWARASGDGLGTLQRRYEGCHKNMRHEAYKVQQEEYNNMEFFHTYISNGLEINAPSYRQ, from the coding sequence ATGAAGAAGACACTTTCAAGTGCAATTGCCCTAGCCATCGCGACTGGCCTTGGTACGACTGCCGTTGCGGCAGACTATAATGCACACGCTGAAAAAAGTCGCACAGATTTAATTGATTATTTCAAAGCAAAACACCCAAATCGCCCTATAGATGACTATATTCACGGTATTTATGGTTATGACGCTGACCGTAAACTTCAATGGGCTGCTGAAGAAGAATTTCCTCAGTATCTGGAATTCGTTGAGCGCGGTGAAAAACTTTTCAACGATGATAAAAATGCCTACATGGGCTGTTTAGTTGGTTCTGACCAAGGCATCAACAAAATTCGTCCAAGCTACCCTTACTTTAACGAAGACCTACAAAAAGTCGTTACACTGGAAGGTGACATCAACCGCTGCCGCAAGGAAGCTGGGTTGAAAGAGTTTGGCTGGAAACGTGGCAATATTGCCCACCTTGGCGCTTACTTAGGTTATGAAGCCCGTGGTGAGATTATTAACGTTCAAATCAACTCTGAAGGAGCCGCTAAAGCTTTCGCTCACGGTGAACGTGAGTTTATTGAGCCTCGCGGCCAGTTAGGTTTATCTTGCGCAAGTTGTCACGTTTACAATGCCTCAGCTCGTGCACGTTCGGATATTTTATCACCGGCATTAGGTCAAGTAACCCACTTCCCTGTATGGCGTGGTAAATGGGCGCGTGCTTCTGGCGATGGTTTAGGTACATTACAACGTCGTTACGAAGGCTGTCACAAAAACATGCGTCATGAAGCCTACAAAGTACAACAAGAAGAATATAACAATATGGAATTCTTCCATACTTATATTTCTAATGGCTTGGAAATTAACGCACCTAGCTATCGTCAATAA
- a CDS encoding TerB family tellurite resistance protein has protein sequence MFIDRLNEEQRQALFDLAVMMAAADNDVSEEEIEYLQELSQKYGIVFDLNKSLLKMSELLVKMDSNEAKIITLQELMRISYKDGHFSPDERDKVFVIAQKMGVNDPALLLAVEKWVRQGFDWLYEGEQLLDYKF, from the coding sequence ATGTTTATTGATAGATTAAACGAAGAGCAGCGCCAAGCGCTGTTCGATCTGGCCGTGATGATGGCGGCCGCGGATAATGACGTTTCAGAAGAAGAAATAGAGTATCTGCAAGAATTGAGTCAGAAATATGGCATTGTGTTTGATTTAAATAAATCTCTTCTAAAAATGTCAGAGCTATTGGTTAAGATGGATAGTAATGAAGCAAAGATTATAACGCTGCAAGAACTGATGCGAATTTCTTATAAGGATGGCCACTTTAGTCCTGACGAGCGTGATAAGGTATTTGTGATCGCTCAGAAAATGGGCGTGAACGATCCTGCCTTACTATTAGCTGTTGAGAAATGGGTGCGTCAAGGATTTGATTGGTTGTATGAAGGTGAGCAGTTGTTAGACTATAAGTTCTGA